One genomic region from Pyrobaculum islandicum DSM 4184 encodes:
- a CDS encoding winged helix-turn-helix transcriptional regulator: MRDITANKLAEQIINLLREYGELSSADIAKILGVNRRSVTAILARLRREGIVEYLGYCFGGHRCNTKWRLKMN, translated from the coding sequence ATGCGCGATATTACTGCAAATAAACTTGCAGAACAGATTATAAATTTGCTAAGAGAATACGGTGAACTAAGTAGTGCAGATATAGCTAAAATACTTGGCGTAAACAGACGCTCTGTAACTGCTATATTAGCTAGGTTAAGAAGAGAAGGTATAGTTGAATATCTAGGTTATTGTTTTGGAGGTCATAGGTGCAATACTAAATGGAGACTTAAAATGAATTAG
- a CDS encoding 30S ribosomal protein S7: MSTGIFGEQLPKHTKIEYIGDVPIIEECPRDIKTLNGEPVLLFGKWSFENVVVKDPGLRRYICLKPVLLPHTEGRYQKHRFGKARIPIVERLINLMMRPGRNTGKKHKAYNIVKRAFDIIYYKTGQNPIQVLVDAIINVAPREEVTRIIMGGIAYTVSVDVSPQRRLDLALRWITEGARTCSFNNPKPIEECLADEIIAAASNDPRSYAVRKREELERIAAASR, encoded by the coding sequence ATGTCGACTGGCATCTTTGGCGAACAACTTCCAAAACATACTAAGATTGAGTATATAGGCGACGTACCCATCATAGAGGAATGCCCCCGTGACATAAAAACTCTCAACGGCGAACCTGTGCTGTTGTTTGGAAAGTGGAGTTTTGAAAATGTCGTAGTGAAAGACCCGGGCTTACGAAGGTATATCTGTCTAAAGCCGGTGCTATTGCCTCACACAGAGGGGCGCTACCAGAAGCATAGGTTTGGAAAGGCTAGAATACCTATCGTCGAACGTCTTATAAACCTAATGATGAGACCTGGACGTAATACTGGCAAAAAACATAAAGCTTATAATATTGTTAAGAGAGCTTTTGATATCATTTATTATAAAACTGGACAGAATCCTATCCAAGTATTGGTAGATGCTATAATTAACGTAGCGCCTAGAGAGGAAGTTACGAGAATAATCATGGGCGGTATTGCTTACACAGTTTCTGTAGATGTCTCACCACAGAGAAGACTAGATCTTGCCCTCCGTTGGATTACCGAAGGTGCAAGGACGTGCTCCTTCAATAATCCAAAACCTATAGAGGAGTGTCTTGCAGACGAAATTATTGCAGCGGCATCAAACGACCCCAGAAGTTACGCAGTTAGAAAGCGCGAAGAGCTTGAACGTATTGCCGCTGCCTCGCGCTAA
- a CDS encoding replication factor C small subunit, with translation MAELFWFEKYRPRSFDEVVDLEEVKSRLREFVKSGNMPHLLFYGPPGTGKTTMALVLARELYGEYWRENTLELNASDERGINVIRERVKEFARTAPVGKAPFKLVILDEADNMTSDAQQALRRIMEIYAQNTRFILLANYVSRIIDPIISRCAVFRFSPMPRHLMAERLKYIAKSEGVEVKEDAIDLIYELSEGDMRKAINILQVAAATNKIVDRNVVAAAAAAIRPTDIVELFNLALSGDYLKAREKMRELMYVKGVAGVDFIRAFQRELIRMSLDDETKAEVAELLADVDYRLTQGADEEIQLSYFLAKLGSIGKKIRAASLPPKKR, from the coding sequence ATGGCCGAGTTGTTTTGGTTTGAGAAGTATCGTCCTCGTTCGTTTGATGAGGTGGTTGATTTGGAGGAGGTTAAGAGCCGGCTTAGGGAGTTTGTGAAGAGTGGTAATATGCCGCATCTCCTCTTCTACGGCCCTCCTGGCACTGGGAAGACTACCATGGCTCTTGTCTTGGCGAGAGAGCTCTACGGCGAGTATTGGCGTGAGAATACGCTAGAGCTCAACGCCTCAGATGAGAGAGGTATAAACGTAATCCGGGAGAGAGTAAAGGAATTCGCCCGCACAGCCCCAGTAGGCAAAGCCCCCTTCAAACTAGTCATACTAGACGAAGCAGACAACATGACAAGCGACGCACAACAAGCACTAAGAAGAATAATGGAAATATACGCACAAAACACAAGATTCATACTACTGGCAAACTACGTCTCACGTATCATAGACCCCATAATTTCAAGATGTGCAGTATTTAGATTTTCTCCAATGCCGCGACATTTAATGGCAGAGAGACTTAAGTATATCGCCAAGAGCGAGGGCGTAGAAGTTAAAGAAGATGCCATAGATTTGATATATGAGCTTTCTGAGGGAGATATGCGCAAAGCTATAAACATATTACAAGTAGCTGCAGCAACAAATAAGATAGTTGATAGAAATGTGGTTGCCGCTGCAGCTGCCGCCATCAGACCTACCGATATAGTGGAACTCTTTAATTTAGCGCTTAGCGGCGATTATTTAAAGGCACGTGAAAAGATGAGAGAGCTTATGTACGTCAAGGGCGTAGCTGGTGTAGATTTCATTAGAGCGTTTCAGAGAGAGCTTATCCGTATGTCTCTAGACGATGAAACAAAGGCAGAGGTAGCAGAGCTTTTAGCCGATGTTGACTATAGATTAACACAAGGCGCCGACGAGGAAATCCAATTATCATATTTCCTCGCCAAGCTTGGCTCTATAGGTAAAAAAATAAGGGCCGCAAGCCTCCCGCCTAAAAAGAGGTAA
- a CDS encoding replication factor C large subunit produces MAIPWVEKYRPKTFEEIVNQEEAKYTLASWICAKFKAPREFCTRWAKKKDKEIVEAKAVLLAGPPGIGKTTIVHALAREIKYELIELNASDVRTGERIKQVVGRGLREASLFGYEGKLVLFDEVDGLHVKEDLGGLETIVEIIEIAKVPVIMTANNPYDPKFRPLRDIALVINLKRLSEDDVVEVLRRICANEGAKCEEEALRSIAKSSLGDLRAAINDLQMYLSSGKKILTVDDIKRVGERNPQLSMFEILDRVYRARWFDEARAISFNPSFDWEQYFLWALETIPTVYKDLELMAIAYDRLSKADMFLGRIKKTQEWELLPYALELSLGGISQVKNKPRLPPFIKYGFPQRLLLLAKSKEARRRREALVEYLAQNLHVSKSFVKSELIYVLSAIAKKDHSIIDRLSKALGINALDIKNLLL; encoded by the coding sequence ATGGCAATTCCTTGGGTTGAAAAATACCGACCGAAGACGTTTGAGGAAATTGTAAACCAAGAGGAGGCAAAATATACGCTAGCCTCCTGGATATGTGCTAAATTCAAAGCCCCTAGAGAATTCTGCACACGGTGGGCTAAGAAGAAAGATAAAGAAATTGTTGAGGCCAAAGCGGTTCTACTCGCTGGCCCCCCTGGCATTGGAAAGACGACCATTGTCCACGCGTTAGCTAGAGAAATTAAGTACGAACTTATAGAGCTTAATGCCAGCGACGTAAGAACTGGCGAAAGAATTAAACAGGTGGTGGGGAGGGGGTTAAGAGAGGCCTCTCTCTTTGGCTATGAAGGCAAACTAGTTCTCTTTGACGAAGTAGATGGGCTCCATGTAAAAGAGGATCTAGGCGGACTTGAGACGATAGTCGAAATCATAGAGATCGCAAAAGTGCCCGTGATAATGACTGCAAATAATCCTTATGATCCCAAATTTAGACCTCTGAGAGATATAGCATTGGTTATAAATTTAAAACGGCTTTCGGAGGATGATGTAGTAGAAGTACTTAGGAGAATATGTGCCAACGAGGGGGCTAAATGTGAAGAAGAGGCCTTGAGGAGCATAGCTAAATCTTCCCTCGGCGATTTAAGAGCTGCAATAAACGACCTACAGATGTATTTATCAAGTGGGAAAAAGATACTTACGGTAGACGATATAAAACGGGTTGGCGAGCGAAACCCGCAGCTGTCGATGTTTGAAATTCTCGATAGGGTATATAGAGCGAGATGGTTCGATGAAGCACGCGCAATCTCCTTTAACCCCTCTTTTGATTGGGAACAGTATTTCTTGTGGGCCCTTGAGACAATACCAACAGTATATAAAGACCTCGAACTTATGGCTATTGCATACGACAGGCTTAGTAAAGCCGACATGTTTCTCGGAAGGATTAAAAAAACACAAGAATGGGAGCTTCTGCCATACGCTTTGGAGCTCTCTCTAGGCGGCATATCTCAAGTAAAAAATAAGCCAAGACTACCGCCATTTATTAAGTATGGGTTCCCACAAAGACTTTTACTACTTGCTAAATCTAAGGAGGCAAGAAGACGACGAGAAGCTTTAGTAGAGTATCTTGCACAAAATTTACACGTCTCTAAGTCTTTCGTCAAGTCAGAACTCATATATGTTCTTTCGGCCATAGCAAAAAAAGACCATAGCATAATAGATAGATTAAGTAAGGCGTTGGGGATAAATGCGCTAGACATAAAGAATTTGCTACTTTAA
- a CDS encoding DUF3195 domain-containing protein codes for MRKAVIIHTVPKKEAIVARDLCDCLYYYDQEVVCKVVTVGRVYIYTHVEYLDYCINMKYFRSLIKKVEYSGDVSQPYLKSLRDGVNKNF; via the coding sequence ATGCGTAAAGCTGTTATTATACATACCGTACCTAAAAAAGAAGCTATAGTTGCGAGAGATCTATGCGATTGTTTATATTACTATGATCAGGAGGTAGTATGTAAAGTAGTTACCGTAGGTAGAGTATATATTTATACACATGTAGAATATCTAGACTATTGTATAAATATGAAATATTTCAGATCACTAATTAAAAAAGTAGAATATAGTGGAGACGTATCACAGCCTTATTTAAAAAGCCTGAGAGACGGTGTTAACAAAAACTTTTAG
- a CDS encoding ORC1-type DNA replication protein, whose product MGIIINETVFSPSYVPPKLPHREQQLQQLDEMLSNWLRNPGNYYPRVTLLGRPGTGKTVTIRKLWELRQNEAVARFVYINGFLYRNFTTIIGEIAKSLNIPFPRRGLSRDEFLALLIEHLRERDLYLLLVLDDAFNFTPDILSTFIRLGQETDKLGAFRIALAVVGHSDTILNSLDPSTRGIMGKSIIRFTPYTKDQIFDILYERAQLGLAKGSYSEEIIQMIADITGAQSHLDTSRGDARLAIDILYRAAHIAQQSGRRQIMPEDVRKSSKEVLFGVSEEVLQGLPLHEKIFLLAIVRTLKSTRAPYVTFGEAEEVYKMICEEYRERPRVHSQLWTYLGDLKEKGIIETRQNKKGEGVRGRTTLISIGTEPLETLEAVLVRMINEELR is encoded by the coding sequence ATGGGTATTATCATTAATGAGACTGTGTTCTCGCCAAGCTACGTACCTCCCAAACTTCCACATAGAGAACAACAACTTCAACAGCTAGATGAAATGCTTAGCAACTGGCTCAGAAACCCCGGCAACTACTATCCCAGAGTAACTCTCTTGGGCAGGCCTGGCACAGGAAAAACTGTAACGATACGTAAATTATGGGAGTTGCGGCAAAACGAGGCGGTAGCACGTTTTGTATACATAAATGGATTTCTATATCGAAATTTTACAACTATAATAGGCGAAATTGCTAAATCGCTCAACATCCCATTTCCAAGACGTGGGCTAAGCCGTGACGAATTTTTAGCACTTTTAATAGAACACCTACGTGAAAGAGATTTATATCTTCTGTTGGTCTTAGACGACGCCTTTAATTTTACACCAGATATACTATCTACATTCATAAGGCTTGGACAAGAGACTGATAAACTAGGCGCATTTAGAATTGCCCTAGCCGTTGTAGGCCATAGCGACACTATACTCAACAGCCTAGACCCGTCTACCCGAGGAATCATGGGCAAATCTATCATACGTTTTACACCATATACTAAAGACCAAATCTTTGATATTTTATACGAGAGGGCACAATTAGGACTTGCCAAGGGGTCCTACAGCGAGGAGATAATTCAGATGATAGCCGATATAACTGGTGCCCAAAGCCACCTAGATACTAGCAGAGGAGATGCGAGGTTGGCAATCGATATACTTTACCGTGCTGCACATATTGCTCAGCAAAGCGGCAGAAGACAGATAATGCCAGAAGATGTGAGAAAGTCGTCTAAAGAGGTATTATTTGGCGTTTCAGAAGAAGTTTTACAAGGGCTGCCGCTCCACGAGAAAATTTTCCTACTAGCTATTGTTAGAACGCTTAAGTCAACACGCGCCCCATATGTAACTTTCGGAGAAGCAGAAGAAGTTTATAAAATGATATGTGAAGAATATAGAGAAAGACCTAGAGTACATAGCCAACTATGGACATACCTTGGGGATTTAAAAGAAAAGGGAATAATTGAGACGAGACAGAACAAAAAAGGCGAGGGGGTGCGCGGGCGTACTACGTTGATATCCATAGGCACAGAGCCTTTAGAGACTCTAGAAGCAGTTCTCGTACGGATGATAAACGAGGAACTTAGATGA
- a CDS encoding ArsR/SmtB family transcription factor, producing the protein MIEKILGSPLRIRIILALWEMGEINATELAKRLETNYSQLISHIKLLASYGLVEERRIGRIRLVKLRNSELVKMLVNALKQADESIKRGKADVTYE; encoded by the coding sequence ATGATAGAGAAGATCCTCGGCTCCCCGCTCCGCATACGCATAATTCTGGCCCTCTGGGAAATGGGCGAAATAAATGCCACAGAACTGGCAAAGCGGTTAGAGACAAATTATAGCCAGTTAATCTCCCACATAAAGCTTTTAGCTAGTTATGGATTAGTTGAAGAGAGACGAATAGGTCGTATTAGGCTAGTAAAATTACGGAACTCAGAACTTGTCAAAATGTTGGTAAATGCATTAAAACAAGCCGATGAGAGTATAAAAAGAGGTAAAGCCGATGTAACATATGAATAA
- a CDS encoding restriction endonuclease: protein MGARFERYVVDLLPALGLIPKTTRYKIYRNGVEVGEIDILATDENGNTYAIEVKAGRVDISGIRQAYINAKLIGAKPLIIARGYADENARQLAKELGVEVVLLPDYVFLSIDDLYTVFTNAFARFLTTVVTTATALERHEIEAIKNCPDIQCLCEKINCDNLFNKIPREARNYELLTTVVRLITHLPKLCKLLNYGYSPL from the coding sequence ATGGGGGCGCGTTTTGAGCGTTATGTTGTAGATTTACTTCCAGCATTAGGCCTTATACCAAAAACTACACGCTATAAGATATATCGCAATGGAGTAGAAGTTGGAGAAATCGACATACTTGCTACAGACGAAAACGGCAATACTTACGCCATAGAGGTAAAGGCTGGCAGAGTAGATATTAGCGGGATACGGCAAGCCTATATAAATGCAAAATTAATTGGCGCAAAACCTCTTATTATAGCGCGAGGATATGCCGACGAAAACGCACGACAACTTGCAAAAGAATTGGGCGTAGAGGTCGTCCTTCTACCCGATTACGTATTTCTCTCAATAGATGATTTATATACCGTATTTACAAATGCTTTTGCGAGATTCTTAACCACAGTTGTTACGACCGCTACAGCCCTTGAGAGACACGAAATAGAGGCGATAAAAAACTGTCCAGACATCCAGTGTCTTTGTGAGAAAATAAACTGTGATAACCTATTCAACAAAATACCAAGAGAAGCGAGAAATTACGAACTACTGACTACAGTTGTCAGACTAATAACGCATCTACCGAAGCTTTGTAAGTTGCTTAATTACGGCTACTCCCCCCTCTAA